In Bacteroides cellulosilyticus, the genomic stretch CCCATAACTAACACCTTTCAGTACAACCGTATCGCCCTGTTCATTCATCAATTGCGTACCAGTCACACACAGACGGGGCAACTGCTTTGCAGCACCTTCCTGATTTGCTTTTTTAGACGCACCTGCCCCACACCCAAACATTGCGGTCAGCAGACAAACGGCCAACAAACTTTTCCAGATATTCATCATATTATTTCAATTTTGCATTTTCAGTTTTTATAATCTCAACAGTAGTATCCGTTGCGAAAACAGAATTCAACCCCTGCTCTTCCTGAGCCGGATCTCCGGTGTAATCATCTCCCTTTTCCCAATAGATATGGTCGGGATTCTGTTCAGCAAAACCACCCCATGCCCAAAAGTTACATCCGGCAAAAAGTCCGCCGTTCTCCCGGTCCTGACGAATCAAATCAAATACATATTGATAATACTCATCACGAACTTCTGTCGAAGTGCTTTTAGAAAAACGAAAACCATCACGAGGGAAGCCAAATTCTTCAAGTACCACAGGCTTCTTATATTTCTGCGCAACCACCATGTGATCATTAATATATTTCTTCGTATTCTCCTTAGCTCGCGGAAGAAGTTCTTTCAAACTATCAGCTTTTACCCATCCCCAGTTATAAGGCCAAATATGGATATTCAGATAGTCAATATTCGGATCTGCATGCACTCTTTCATATAATGCAATGTCCCCCTCACATCCCGCAGCACCTTCACTTCCCGAAGAAACCATGTGATTGGAATCAAGTGACTTAATAAGAGCGGCAACATCCGCCATCCATTTAACGAAAGGCTCCTTGTTTTCATCGGAAAAAGCGCGAGGCTCATTGCCTATCTGCCAGGACATAAGCGTTGGATCATCCACATATTTTATCTGATTATACCTATTTGTTCTTGTGACGATGTCTTTGACATAATTGACAAACAACACCTTCGCGCTATCCGATTGCTGAAATTGTTTCACGTACTCCATATAGGCAGGCCAGCCGTCTATTGCAGGCACTACAGCCTTACCGTGTCCCGACCATTGCAGATATACAGAATAACCACCACTCCACTCCCAGGAGTTATTCAAATAAAGTACGGCGGTCATATCCCGTTTGCGCAATTCATTCATGAAGTAATCCAATCCGGCTAAAATAGTATCATTATACACACCGGGAGCTACTTGCAGAGAAGGTTGCACACGGGTTTTCACACCATTTTCACCGTCCGCACCTACCAATACACGCAAATTATTAATACCGATACTTTTCAGAAAATCCAATTCTTTATGCAGGCGTTCACGATCGCCTCCTTCACCTTCAGAACCAAGAATGGCACCGTACCAGAAATTGGTACCTACATAATAATAGGGTTTTCCATTACGGATGAACTGTCCGTTCGCATTCACATGAACGAATGAGCTTTCAACAGGTTTAGGAGTACATGCACCCAAAAAGGATAAAAGAAGAGTCAATAAGAATAAGTGTCTCATATTATCAGGTTTTAGTAACAATTTTATCATTTCCCTATTCCCAACTGTTTCCACAGCCATGCCAGCCATTCGTCCCATTGTTCCTGATACCAATAATGACCTGTTTCAAGATATGGATGGAGTTCTTTGGGAGAAGTCACCACATTATAAGCGGCATACAT encodes the following:
- a CDS encoding glycoside hydrolase 5 family protein: MRHLFLLTLLLSFLGACTPKPVESSFVHVNANGQFIRNGKPYYYVGTNFWYGAILGSEGEGGDRERLHKELDFLKSIGINNLRVLVGADGENGVKTRVQPSLQVAPGVYNDTILAGLDYFMNELRKRDMTAVLYLNNSWEWSGGYSVYLQWSGHGKAVVPAIDGWPAYMEYVKQFQQSDSAKVLFVNYVKDIVTRTNRYNQIKYVDDPTLMSWQIGNEPRAFSDENKEPFVKWMADVAALIKSLDSNHMVSSGSEGAAGCEGDIALYERVHADPNIDYLNIHIWPYNWGWVKADSLKELLPRAKENTKKYINDHMVVAQKYKKPVVLEEFGFPRDGFRFSKSTSTEVRDEYYQYVFDLIRQDRENGGLFAGCNFWAWGGFAEQNPDHIYWEKGDDYTGDPAQEEQGLNSVFATDTTVEIIKTENAKLK